Proteins encoded in a region of the Ancylobacter sp. SL191 genome:
- a CDS encoding UDP-2,3-diacylglucosamine diphosphatase codes for MPGRAFEVTDAPEERHYRSLFLSDVHLGTKGCQADLLLDFLKYHDADTIYLVGDIVDGWRLRSGWYWPQAHNDVVQKLLRKGRKGARMVYLPGNHDEFLRDYYGSHFGGIEVVETAIHEAADGKRYLVIHGDVFDVVVRHAKWLAFLGDGAYSFALGMNTHLNWMRRKLGFPYWSLSQWAKLKVKNAVNFIGRFEEAVAVEARRHKVDGVICGHIHHAIMHDNFGVSYLNCGDWVESCTAIVEHMDGRFELIDWARETRAKTIAPLLLERPKVAA; via the coding sequence ATGCCGGGGAGGGCTTTCGAGGTGACCGACGCACCCGAAGAGCGCCATTATCGCAGCCTGTTCCTGTCAGATGTCCATCTCGGCACCAAGGGTTGCCAGGCGGACCTGCTGCTCGATTTCCTGAAATATCACGACGCCGACACCATCTATCTCGTCGGCGACATCGTTGATGGCTGGCGCCTGCGCTCCGGCTGGTACTGGCCGCAGGCCCATAATGACGTGGTGCAGAAGCTGCTGCGCAAGGGCCGTAAGGGCGCGCGCATGGTCTATCTACCTGGAAACCATGACGAATTCCTGCGCGACTATTATGGCAGCCACTTCGGAGGCATCGAGGTCGTGGAGACCGCGATCCATGAGGCGGCCGATGGCAAGCGCTACCTCGTCATCCATGGCGACGTGTTCGACGTAGTGGTGCGCCATGCCAAATGGCTCGCCTTCCTGGGCGATGGCGCCTACAGTTTCGCCTTGGGGATGAACACACATCTCAACTGGATGCGGCGCAAGCTCGGCTTCCCCTACTGGTCGCTCAGCCAGTGGGCTAAGCTCAAGGTCAAGAACGCGGTGAATTTCATCGGCCGCTTCGAGGAAGCGGTCGCCGTGGAGGCCCGCCGCCACAAGGTCGATGGCGTCATCTGCGGGCATATCCACCACGCCATCATGCACGACAACTTTGGTGTGTCCTATCTGAACTGCGGCGATTGGGTGGAAAGCTGCACCGCCATCGTCGAGCACATGGACGGCCGGTTTGAATTGATCGACTGGGCGCGTGAGACCCGCGCGAAGACGATCGCTCCGCTGCTTCTCGAAAGGCCGAAAGTCGCCGCCTGA
- a CDS encoding LysE family translocator has translation MPVIAADPLATGHLLPLFLFAVAGALTPGPNNMISAGSGAAFGFRRTLPQIWGVTFGFALMVMAVGFGLGAVFLSIPYAHQALKIIGSLYLLFLAWKIANAGETTGGTAIEKPMTSLQAALFQWVNPKAWTIALSMVPAFTTVGGDRIVGEILVLAGVSAIVTLPSLCVWAGFGALLARLLSTPRQQRIVNYVMAALVAASVVMLFL, from the coding sequence GTGCCCGTCATCGCCGCAGACCCGCTCGCCACGGGCCATCTCCTCCCCTTGTTCCTCTTTGCCGTGGCGGGGGCGCTAACCCCCGGGCCGAACAACATGATTTCCGCCGGCTCGGGCGCCGCCTTCGGCTTTCGGCGCACCCTGCCGCAGATCTGGGGCGTCACCTTCGGCTTCGCGCTGATGGTGATGGCGGTCGGCTTCGGCCTCGGCGCCGTGTTTCTGTCGATTCCCTATGCGCATCAGGCGCTTAAGATCATCGGGTCGCTCTATCTTCTGTTCCTCGCCTGGAAGATCGCCAATGCCGGCGAAACGACCGGCGGCACCGCCATCGAAAAACCGATGACCAGCCTGCAAGCCGCGCTCTTTCAATGGGTTAACCCCAAGGCCTGGACCATCGCCCTCTCCATGGTGCCGGCCTTCACCACCGTCGGCGGCGACCGCATCGTGGGGGAAATCCTTGTCTTGGCTGGCGTTTCCGCCATCGTCACCCTGCCCTCCCTCTGCGTCTGGGCCGGCTTCGGCGCCCTGCTCGCCCGCCTTCTCTCCACCCCGCGCCAGCAGCGCATCGTCAATTACGTGATGGCCGCACTGGTGGCGGCGAGCGTGGTCATGCTGTTCCTCTGA
- a CDS encoding universal stress protein, translating to MAIRTILLHASADTGFTDRLAFAVALAKQAGAAIRTVYTLYPTGVPRVGRALSIYVNELVAEAKAKEPTLKAQYEQALAAGGVTGTWEIIEGDVTSALRDAVSFSDLTVVSETPYGTVDDQLAATLPEHLALACNGPVTVVPTGKPVPARIGKVLVAWKPSREAGHAVRFALPLLATADQVEVVTIAEGGDTVEASGAQLTAYLKTHGVNARHVHVGDGSATIALGREIDRFGADLVVMGAYSRSRFAEMILGGVTASLLANPPVPLFIAH from the coding sequence ATGGCCATCCGCACCATTCTCCTGCACGCTTCCGCCGATACTGGCTTCACCGATCGGCTCGCCTTCGCCGTCGCCCTCGCCAAGCAGGCGGGCGCCGCCATCCGCACGGTCTACACGCTCTACCCGACCGGCGTGCCACGCGTGGGCCGGGCGCTGTCGATCTATGTCAACGAGCTGGTGGCCGAGGCCAAGGCCAAGGAGCCGACCCTGAAGGCGCAGTATGAGCAGGCGCTGGCCGCTGGCGGCGTCACCGGCACCTGGGAAATCATCGAGGGCGACGTCACCTCGGCGCTGCGCGATGCGGTCAGCTTCTCCGATCTCACCGTGGTCAGCGAGACGCCCTATGGCACGGTGGACGACCAGCTCGCCGCCACCCTGCCCGAGCATCTCGCGCTGGCCTGCAACGGCCCCGTCACCGTGGTGCCGACCGGCAAGCCGGTGCCGGCCCGCATCGGCAAGGTGCTCGTCGCGTGGAAGCCCTCGCGCGAAGCCGGCCACGCCGTGCGCTTCGCCCTGCCCCTGCTCGCCACCGCCGACCAGGTGGAAGTCGTCACCATCGCCGAGGGCGGCGACACGGTGGAAGCCTCCGGCGCCCAGCTCACCGCCTATCTCAAGACCCATGGCGTGAACGCCCGCCACGTCCATGTCGGCGACGGCTCGGCCACGATCGCCCTCGGCCGGGAGATCGACCGCTTCGGCGCCGACCTCGTGGTGATGGGCGCCTATAGCCGCTCGCGCTTCGCCGAGATGATTCTCGGCGGCGTCACCGCCTCGCTGCTCGCCAACCCGCCGGTGCCGCTCTTCATCGCCCATTGA
- a CDS encoding c-type cytochrome, with protein MNRRLLACAAAVTALLAGTAVMAQSDVIKQRQVILKGFGDVTKPVGGMLRGSAAFDLATVQKALDAYAKGGKELPALFPAGSGTGDTDALPAIWQDQAKFDGLFAKLASDATAARAAITDEASFKANFPGVIRTCGTCHDSFRKKS; from the coding sequence ATGAATCGTCGTCTTCTGGCCTGCGCCGCCGCTGTCACCGCCCTTCTTGCCGGAACCGCCGTGATGGCGCAGTCCGATGTCATCAAGCAGCGCCAGGTGATCCTGAAGGGGTTCGGCGACGTGACCAAGCCGGTCGGCGGCATGCTGCGCGGCAGTGCGGCGTTCGATCTCGCCACGGTCCAGAAGGCGCTCGACGCCTATGCCAAGGGCGGCAAGGAGCTGCCGGCGCTGTTCCCCGCCGGTTCGGGCACCGGCGATACCGACGCCCTGCCGGCGATCTGGCAGGATCAGGCGAAGTTCGATGGCCTGTTCGCCAAGCTCGCCTCCGACGCCACGGCCGCGCGCGCGGCCATCACTGATGAGGCGAGCTTCAAGGCGAACTTTCCCGGCGTGATCCGCACCTGCGGCACCTGCCACGACAGCTTCCGCAAGAAGAGCTGA
- a CDS encoding cytochrome b/b6 domain-containing protein — protein sequence MRADTAAGTVLAWDLPTRLAKWLLVALVGLAFASKYYGDAGLVWHQWNGLSILVLLVFRLLWGVVGGSTARFASFVRGPRAVAGYVRGLLRGHPPHYLGHNPVGALVILGLIGLVGAQALTGLFTTDDIIVYGPMTPVVSDETIARASALHQQIYPILLGLIGLHVVANIAYSLVGRDNLIRAMVTGRKPAAGFVDRAPATPGSVLAALACLVVAGGIVFGGIALAGGNPFP from the coding sequence GTGCGGGCCGACACCGCTGCGGGCACGGTGCTCGCCTGGGATCTGCCGACGCGGCTGGCCAAATGGCTGCTGGTCGCGCTGGTGGGCCTCGCCTTCGCCAGCAAATATTACGGCGATGCCGGGCTGGTCTGGCACCAGTGGAACGGGCTGAGCATCCTCGTGCTGCTGGTGTTCCGCCTGCTCTGGGGCGTGGTCGGCGGCAGCACGGCGCGCTTTGCCAGCTTCGTGCGCGGGCCGCGCGCCGTGGCGGGCTATGTGCGGGGGCTGCTGCGCGGGCATCCGCCGCATTATCTCGGCCATAACCCGGTCGGCGCGCTGGTCATTCTCGGGCTGATCGGCCTTGTGGGGGCGCAGGCGCTCACCGGGCTGTTCACCACCGACGACATCATCGTCTATGGCCCGATGACGCCGGTGGTGAGCGACGAGACCATCGCGCGGGCCTCCGCCCTGCATCAGCAGATCTACCCGATCCTGCTGGGGCTCATCGGCCTGCATGTCGTCGCCAACATCGCCTATTCGCTGGTCGGCCGGGACAATCTGATCCGCGCCATGGTCACCGGCCGCAAGCCGGCGGCGGGCTTCGTGGACCGTGCGCCGGCGACGCCGGGCTCGGTGCTCGCCGCGCTCGCCTGCCTCGTTGTGGCGGGCGGAATCGTGTTCGGTGGTATCGCGCTGGCGGGCGGGAATCCCTTTCCCTAG
- a CDS encoding DMT family transporter codes for MNALKGIALQIGATFLFTIMSALVRIVSAHVPTGEVVFARSFFALIPLLILLAWRREIGAAIRTAHPLGHIVRGTVGVGSMSLGFAALALIPLADATAIGFTAPLLTVIFAAIFLRERVQAYRWGAVMVGLMGVVIMLWPHMAGDYDAPGHKIGALLALLAAGCTAGAMIQVRRLTQTETTPAIVFYFQALAAVAGLATAAWGWVVPTPGEAALLVSTGLVGGVGQILLTESYRYAPASVVAPFSYSAMLWSLLLGFILFAEVPPLLVLAGGTIVIGAGLFVIWRERQLGIDRAKEDAAATPPAGPTP; via the coding sequence ATGAACGCGCTCAAGGGGATCGCGCTGCAGATCGGCGCGACCTTCCTCTTCACCATCATGTCCGCCCTGGTGCGCATCGTCTCGGCCCATGTGCCGACCGGCGAGGTGGTGTTCGCGCGCTCCTTCTTCGCGCTCATTCCGCTGCTGATCCTCCTCGCCTGGCGCCGCGAGATCGGCGCCGCCATCCGCACGGCCCACCCGCTCGGCCATATCGTGCGCGGCACGGTGGGCGTCGGCTCGATGTCGCTGGGCTTCGCCGCGCTGGCGCTGATCCCGCTGGCGGACGCCACCGCCATCGGCTTCACCGCGCCGCTGCTCACCGTTATCTTCGCGGCGATCTTCCTGCGCGAGCGGGTGCAGGCCTATCGCTGGGGCGCGGTCATGGTCGGGCTGATGGGCGTGGTCATCATGCTCTGGCCGCACATGGCGGGCGATTACGATGCGCCGGGCCACAAGATCGGCGCGCTGCTGGCGCTGCTCGCCGCCGGCTGCACCGCCGGGGCGATGATCCAGGTGCGGCGGCTGACGCAGACCGAGACCACGCCGGCCATCGTGTTCTATTTCCAGGCGCTGGCGGCGGTGGCGGGGCTCGCCACGGCCGCCTGGGGCTGGGTGGTGCCGACGCCGGGCGAGGCGGCGCTGCTGGTCAGCACCGGGCTGGTCGGCGGGGTCGGGCAGATCCTGCTCACCGAGAGCTACCGTTACGCGCCGGCCTCGGTGGTGGCGCCGTTCAGCTATTCGGCCATGCTGTGGTCGCTGCTGCTCGGCTTCATCCTGTTCGCCGAGGTGCCCCCGCTCCTGGTGCTGGCGGGCGGCACCATCGTCATCGGCGCCGGGCTGTTCGTCATCTGGCGCGAGCGCCAGCTCGGCATTGACCGGGCGAAGGAAGACGCCGCGGCAACGCCGCCGGCCGGGCCCACGCCGTAA
- a CDS encoding Lrp/AsnC ligand binding domain-containing protein, with protein MVPFFVQIKCQLGRSYEVANALADAEIASEIYSTAGEFDLLVKFYVAEGTDIGHFVNEKVQKIPGIQDTRTLITFKAF; from the coding sequence ATGGTCCCCTTCTTCGTGCAGATCAAATGCCAGCTCGGGCGCTCCTATGAGGTCGCCAACGCCCTCGCCGATGCCGAGATCGCCTCCGAGATCTATTCCACCGCCGGGGAGTTCGACCTGCTGGTGAAGTTCTACGTCGCCGAGGGCACCGATATCGGCCATTTCGTGAACGAGAAGGTGCAGAAGATTCCCGGCATCCAGGACACCCGCACCCTCATCACCTTCAAGGCGTTCTGA
- the thiD gene encoding bifunctional hydroxymethylpyrimidine kinase/phosphomethylpyrimidine kinase has product MTPAAAPTTAIAVTIAGSDSGGGAGIQADLKTFSALGVYGASVITALTAQNTRGVTAIHDVPPDFLAAQIDAVFSDLAVNAVKIGMLSRPEVIEAVAAGLARHGQQTVVLDPVMIAASGDRLLVPEAIESLRRVLLPRALLITPNLPEAAALLDAPVATLLSEVRAQAQTLLAMGPRAVLIKGGHGEGPESVDVLLDAEGFVELAAPRVATRNTHGTGCTLSSAITAHLAKGHSLREAVEGAKAYLTAAIGRADDLTIGEGHGPVHHFHAWW; this is encoded by the coding sequence ATGACGCCAGCAGCAGCGCCCACCACCGCCATCGCCGTGACCATTGCCGGCTCCGATTCCGGCGGCGGCGCTGGTATCCAGGCCGATCTCAAGACGTTTTCCGCGCTCGGCGTCTATGGCGCCTCGGTCATCACCGCGCTGACTGCGCAGAACACGCGCGGCGTCACCGCCATTCATGACGTGCCGCCGGATTTCCTCGCCGCGCAGATCGACGCGGTGTTCTCCGATCTCGCGGTGAACGCGGTGAAGATCGGCATGCTGTCGCGCCCCGAGGTCATCGAGGCGGTGGCGGCGGGGCTGGCGCGGCATGGTCAGCAGACGGTCGTGCTCGATCCCGTCATGATCGCCGCTTCGGGCGACCGGCTGCTGGTGCCGGAGGCGATCGAGAGCCTGCGCCGCGTTTTGCTGCCGCGCGCGCTGCTCATCACCCCGAACCTGCCGGAAGCCGCCGCGCTGCTCGACGCGCCGGTGGCGACGTTGCTCAGCGAGGTGCGGGCGCAGGCGCAGACGCTGCTGGCGATGGGCCCGCGCGCCGTGCTCATCAAGGGCGGGCATGGCGAGGGGCCGGAGAGCGTCGACGTGCTGCTCGACGCCGAGGGGTTCGTGGAACTGGCGGCGCCGCGCGTGGCCACCCGCAACACCCATGGCACGGGCTGCACGCTCTCCTCTGCCATCACCGCGCATCTGGCCAAGGGCCATTCGCTGCGCGAGGCGGTGGAAGGAGCAAAAGCGTATCTCACCGCCGCCATCGGCCGGGCGGATGATCTCACTATCGGCGAGGGCCACGGGCCGGTGCATCATTTCCACGCGTGGTGGTGA
- a CDS encoding MFS transporter, which translates to MLVLAPRIAIPVAYAGLFFGIGVYIPFFPIWLQGRGFDAGLIALTLAVPFGIRLFTMPLGGLVADRSGRPRATLVVYGLMTALAFCAVALAPGTGLMLVALAIAASFWQPSLPVLDAYAVARRAEGVIDYGRVRLWGSLAFIAGNFAGGFLLPHLPKDATVWLIVAGSLVAALAALTLEEMKLPERTARAGFPRIPRTLGLAIGAAALVQASHATLYAFASINWRAAGLSDSAVGLMWSIGVIAEVALFHVGTRVTQRLGPEKLLLIGGLAGVLRFGAMGMDPPDDLLPVLQLLHAATFGCTYLGTVEMVARHAPEGRGAAVQALAAWATTIAMALATLAAGPLWQAFGGHAFLFSALLAGLGAGIAASLTRR; encoded by the coding sequence GTGCTTGTCCTCGCCCCCCGCATCGCCATTCCCGTCGCCTATGCCGGGCTGTTCTTCGGCATCGGCGTCTACATCCCGTTCTTCCCGATCTGGTTGCAGGGGCGGGGCTTCGATGCCGGGCTGATCGCGCTGACGCTCGCCGTGCCCTTCGGCATCCGCCTGTTCACCATGCCGCTCGGCGGGCTGGTGGCGGACCGCAGCGGGCGCCCGCGCGCGACGCTGGTGGTCTATGGGCTGATGACCGCGCTCGCCTTCTGCGCGGTGGCGCTGGCGCCCGGCACCGGGCTGATGCTGGTCGCCCTCGCCATCGCCGCCTCCTTCTGGCAGCCGAGCCTGCCGGTGCTCGACGCCTATGCGGTGGCGCGGCGGGCGGAGGGGGTGATCGATTATGGCCGGGTGCGGCTCTGGGGCTCGCTCGCCTTCATCGCCGGCAATTTCGCCGGGGGCTTCCTGCTGCCGCATCTGCCGAAGGACGCGACCGTCTGGCTCATCGTCGCCGGCAGTCTCGTCGCCGCGCTGGCGGCGCTGACGCTGGAGGAGATGAAGCTGCCGGAACGCACAGCGCGCGCGGGCTTTCCCCGCATCCCGCGGACGCTGGGCCTCGCCATTGGCGCGGCCGCGCTGGTGCAGGCCTCGCACGCCACGCTCTATGCCTTCGCCTCGATCAACTGGCGGGCGGCGGGGCTCAGCGATTCCGCGGTGGGGCTGATGTGGTCGATCGGCGTCATCGCCGAGGTCGCGCTGTTCCATGTCGGCACGCGGGTCACGCAGCGCCTCGGGCCGGAGAAGCTGCTGCTGATCGGCGGGCTCGCCGGCGTGCTGCGCTTCGGGGCGATGGGGATGGACCCGCCGGACGACCTGCTGCCGGTGCTCCAGCTGCTGCACGCGGCGACCTTCGGCTGCACCTATCTCGGCACGGTGGAAATGGTCGCCCGCCATGCGCCGGAAGGGCGCGGCGCGGCGGTGCAGGCGCTCGCCGCCTGGGCGACGACCATTGCCATGGCGCTGGCGACGCTCGCCGCCGGCCCGCTCTGGCAGGCCTTTGGCGGGCACGCCTTCCTGTTCTCAGCGCTGCTGGCAGGGCTGGGCGCGGGGATCGCGGCGAGCCTGACGCGGCGCTGA
- the dgcA gene encoding N-acetyl-D-Glu racemase DgcA, translating to MPTLSLAVERFPIRGSFTIARGSKTEAVVVAVEIRDGAALGRGECVPYARYGESVEGVTAAIESARRAIEAGADRHALQYILPPGAARNALDCALWDLEAKRSGTRVHEIAGLPAPGPVVTAYTLSLGTPEAMAEAAAASGHALLKLKLGAEGDAARLAAIRRAVPRTRLIVDANEGWNAGNLAANLAACAAAGVELVEQPLPAADDAMLSVITRPVPVCADESAHGRDTLADLVGRYDALNIKLDKTGGLTEALALARMAQAAGLSIMVGCMVATSLSMAPALLLASMAEVVDLDGPLLLAKDRTPGLVYEGSRVFPPDPALWG from the coding sequence ATGCCCACGCTGTCCCTCGCCGTTGAACGTTTTCCCATCCGTGGCAGCTTCACCATTGCGCGCGGCTCGAAGACCGAGGCCGTCGTGGTCGCGGTGGAGATACGCGACGGGGCGGCGCTTGGACGTGGCGAATGCGTGCCCTATGCGCGCTATGGCGAGAGCGTGGAAGGCGTCACCGCCGCCATAGAGAGCGCCCGCCGCGCCATCGAGGCCGGGGCCGACCGCCATGCGCTGCAATACATCCTGCCCCCCGGCGCGGCGCGTAACGCGCTCGACTGCGCGCTGTGGGATCTGGAGGCCAAGCGCAGCGGCACGCGCGTGCATGAGATCGCCGGCCTGCCGGCCCCCGGCCCCGTCGTCACCGCCTATACGCTCAGCCTCGGCACGCCAGAGGCGATGGCGGAAGCCGCCGCCGCCAGCGGCCACGCGCTCTTGAAGCTCAAGCTCGGCGCCGAGGGTGATGCCGCGCGCCTCGCCGCCATCCGCCGCGCTGTGCCGCGGACCCGGCTCATCGTCGATGCCAATGAGGGCTGGAACGCCGGCAACCTCGCGGCCAACCTCGCCGCCTGCGCGGCGGCCGGCGTCGAGCTGGTCGAGCAGCCGCTGCCCGCCGCCGACGATGCCATGCTGTCCGTCATCACCCGCCCCGTGCCGGTCTGCGCCGATGAGAGCGCGCATGGGCGCGACACGCTGGCCGATCTCGTCGGCCGCTATGATGCGCTCAACATCAAGCTGGACAAGACCGGCGGGCTGACCGAGGCCCTGGCGCTCGCCCGGATGGCGCAGGCGGCGGGGCTGTCGATCATGGTCGGCTGCATGGTGGCGACCTCGCTCTCCATGGCCCCGGCGCTGTTGCTGGCGAGCATGGCCGAGGTCGTCGATCTGGACGGGCCGCTGCTGCTGGCGAAAGACCGCACGCCGGGCCTCGTCTATGAGGGCAGCCGCGTCTTCCCGCCCGATCCGGCGCTCTGGGGCTGA
- a CDS encoding ABC transporter permease, which produces MGAAEAPLLATARHGRELVIVGNGRWVAAQGRALEGVVEAALEELRAGGAETARLDFSGVRRLDTVGAVMLDRLIRALDTAGVRAQLVGLERRFHPLLKEITNGCHEVPPVKPHANALVGSVELIGKVVVETGQDALFFLSFIGAVVGALLRVLVRPHTFRWTSMVYHLERTGLRAVPIIALITFLIGCIIAQQGIFHFRKFGATTYVVDMVGILTLRELGVLIVSIMVAGRSGSAFTAELGSMRMREEVDALRVMGFDPNEVLVLPRLVALIIAVPLLTFIGNMCALFGGGLVAWLYGDISPTIFLHRLQEAIALNTFEVGMIKAPFMAAIVGLIACMEGMRVGGSAESLGAHTTASVVKAIFLVIVMDGLFAMFFAAIDM; this is translated from the coding sequence TTGGGAGCCGCTGAGGCACCGCTGCTCGCCACGGCGCGCCATGGGCGCGAGCTGGTGATCGTCGGCAATGGCCGGTGGGTCGCCGCGCAGGGCCGGGCGCTGGAAGGCGTCGTCGAGGCGGCGCTGGAGGAGCTGCGCGCGGGCGGTGCCGAGACGGCGCGGCTGGATTTCTCCGGCGTGCGCCGGCTCGACACGGTCGGCGCGGTGATGCTCGACCGGCTGATCCGGGCGCTGGACACAGCCGGCGTGCGCGCCCAGCTCGTGGGGCTGGAGCGGCGGTTCCACCCGCTGCTCAAGGAAATCACCAATGGCTGCCACGAGGTGCCGCCGGTCAAGCCGCATGCCAATGCGCTGGTCGGCTCGGTCGAGCTGATCGGCAAGGTGGTGGTGGAGACCGGCCAGGACGCGCTGTTCTTCCTCTCCTTCATCGGCGCCGTGGTTGGGGCGCTGCTGCGCGTGCTGGTGCGCCCGCACACCTTCCGCTGGACCTCGATGGTCTATCACCTCGAGCGCACGGGGCTGCGCGCGGTGCCGATCATCGCGCTGATCACCTTCCTGATCGGCTGCATCATCGCCCAGCAGGGCATCTTCCATTTCCGCAAGTTCGGCGCGACGACCTATGTGGTCGACATGGTGGGCATTCTCACCCTGCGCGAACTCGGCGTGCTCATCGTCTCCATCATGGTCGCCGGCCGCTCCGGCAGCGCCTTCACCGCCGAGCTCGGCTCGATGCGGATGCGCGAGGAAGTGGACGCGCTGCGCGTCATGGGCTTCGACCCGAACGAGGTCCTGGTGCTGCCGCGCCTCGTCGCGCTTATCATCGCCGTGCCGCTGCTGACCTTCATCGGCAATATGTGCGCGCTGTTCGGCGGCGGGTTGGTGGCCTGGCTCTATGGCGACATCTCGCCGACCATCTTCCTGCACCGGCTGCAGGAGGCGATCGCGCTCAACACGTTCGAGGTGGGCATGATCAAGGCGCCCTTCATGGCCGCCATTGTCGGGCTCATCGCCTGCATGGAGGGCATGCGGGTCGGTGGCAGCGCCGAATCGCTGGGCGCCCACACCACCGCCTCGGTGGTGAAGGCGATCTTCCTGGTGATCGTGATGGACGGCCTGTTCGCCATGTTCTTCGCCGCGATCGACATGTGA
- a CDS encoding ABC transporter ATP-binding protein, whose translation MMHSHSDAQPIPDIQPGEPIISVRDVVVAFGERTILKGLSLDVMKGEIMGFVGASGGGKSVLTRTILGLVPKRSGTVEVFGQDLDTLNYEQRRQLEQRWGVLFQQGALFSSLTVRQNIQFPMREYLDLSPQLMDEITIAKVEMVGLQPDVVTKMPSELSGGMIKRVALARALALDPEILFLDEPTSGLDPIGAGEFDELIATLQQTLGLTVFMVTHDLDSLHTVCDRIAALADGKVIAVGPIDTMLASKHPWVTAYFHGKRARAAGFVEQGAR comes from the coding sequence ATGATGCACAGCCACAGCGACGCCCAGCCGATCCCCGACATCCAGCCGGGTGAGCCGATCATCTCCGTGCGCGACGTGGTGGTGGCCTTTGGCGAGCGCACCATCCTCAAGGGCCTGTCGCTCGACGTGATGAAGGGTGAGATCATGGGCTTTGTCGGCGCCTCGGGCGGCGGCAAATCGGTGCTCACCCGCACCATTCTCGGCCTCGTGCCCAAGCGCTCGGGCACGGTGGAGGTGTTCGGGCAGGATCTCGACACGCTGAACTATGAACAGCGCCGGCAACTGGAACAGCGCTGGGGCGTTCTGTTCCAGCAGGGCGCCCTGTTCTCCTCGCTCACCGTGCGGCAGAACATCCAGTTCCCGATGCGCGAATATCTCGACCTGTCACCGCAATTGATGGACGAGATCACCATCGCCAAGGTGGAAATGGTCGGGTTGCAGCCGGATGTCGTGACCAAGATGCCCTCCGAACTCTCGGGCGGCATGATCAAGCGCGTGGCGCTCGCCCGCGCCCTGGCGCTCGACCCGGAAATCCTCTTTCTCGACGAGCCGACCTCGGGTCTCGACCCGATCGGCGCCGGCGAATTCGACGAGCTCATCGCCACGCTGCAGCAGACTTTGGGGCTGACCGTATTCATGGTAACCCACGATCTCGACAGCCTTCACACCGTCTGCGACCGCATCGCCGCCCTGGCCGATGGCAAGGTCATCGCCGTGGGACCGATCGACACGATGCTCGCCTCCAAACACCCCTGGGTTACCGCCTATTTCCACGGAAAGCGGGCGCGTGCGGCTGGCTTTGTCGAGCAGGGGGCGCGCTGA